The Agrococcus carbonis genome has a window encoding:
- the ispG gene encoding flavodoxin-dependent (E)-4-hydroxy-3-methylbut-2-enyl-diphosphate synthase, translating to MAAINLGKPEPLTLAPRRKSRQIRVGKVLVGGDAPVSVQSMTTTKTTDINATLQQIAELTATGCDIVRVAVPSQDDADVLHIIAKKSQIPVIADIHFQPKYVFQAIDAGCAAVRVNPGNIRKFDDKVGEIAKAAKDAGTSLRIGVNAGSLDPRLLEKYGKATPEALVESAVWEASLFEEHDFHDFKISVKHHDPVVMVKTYRMLAERGDWPLHLGVTEAGPAFQGTIKSATAFGILLAEGIGDTIRVSLSAPPVEEIKVGMQILQSLGLREKKLEIVSCPSCGRAQVDVYTLAEDVTEGLKDVQVPLRVAVMGCVVNGPGEAREADLGVASGNGKGQIFIKGEVIKTVPESEIVATLIEEARRIADEQGLPAGDAEVVTV from the coding sequence ATGGCAGCCATCAACCTCGGCAAGCCCGAGCCGCTCACGCTCGCGCCCCGCCGCAAGAGCCGGCAGATCCGCGTGGGCAAGGTGCTCGTGGGCGGCGACGCGCCCGTCTCGGTGCAGTCGATGACCACCACGAAGACCACCGACATCAACGCGACGCTGCAGCAGATCGCCGAGCTCACCGCCACCGGCTGCGACATCGTGCGCGTCGCGGTGCCGAGCCAGGACGACGCGGATGTGCTGCACATCATCGCGAAGAAGAGCCAGATCCCGGTCATCGCCGACATCCACTTCCAGCCGAAGTACGTCTTCCAGGCGATCGATGCCGGCTGCGCCGCCGTGCGCGTCAACCCGGGCAACATCCGCAAGTTCGACGACAAGGTCGGCGAGATCGCGAAGGCCGCGAAGGACGCCGGCACGAGCCTGCGCATCGGCGTCAACGCCGGCAGCCTCGACCCCCGCCTGCTCGAGAAGTACGGCAAGGCCACCCCCGAGGCGCTCGTCGAGTCGGCGGTCTGGGAGGCGAGCCTGTTCGAGGAGCACGACTTCCACGACTTCAAGATCTCGGTCAAGCACCACGACCCGGTCGTGATGGTGAAGACCTACCGCATGCTCGCCGAGCGCGGCGACTGGCCCCTGCACCTCGGCGTCACCGAGGCCGGGCCCGCGTTCCAGGGCACGATCAAGTCGGCGACGGCCTTCGGCATCCTGCTCGCCGAGGGCATCGGCGACACGATCCGCGTCTCGCTCTCCGCCCCGCCGGTCGAGGAGATCAAGGTGGGGATGCAGATCCTGCAGTCGCTGGGCCTGCGCGAGAAGAAGCTCGAGATCGTCTCGTGCCCCTCGTGCGGCCGCGCCCAGGTCGACGTGTACACGCTCGCGGAGGACGTCACCGAGGGCCTCAAGGACGTGCAGGTGCCGCTGCGCGTCGCGGTGATGGGATGCGTCGTCAACGGTCCGGGCGAGGCCCGCGAGGCCGACCTCGGGGTCGCCTCGGGCAACGGCAAGGGCCAGATCTTCATCAAGGGCGAGGTCATCAAGACCGTGCCGGAGTCGGAGATCGTCGCGACCCTCATCGAGGAGGCGCGCCGCATCGCCGACGAGCAGGGCCTGCCCGCCGGCGACGCCGAGGTCGTCACGGTCTGA
- a CDS encoding MFS transporter, translating to MTAAPAVDIRGAQRRTLTVLSAGQALGGLSNGVALGVGALLVEQVTGDPALAGLAATMLTLGGALLAVPLARLADRRGRRVSLTTGALIALAGALLLALGGTLGAAWIVLPGFSVLGASTAINLQSRFAATDLSEPRHRGRDLSLVVWMTTLGVIIGPNLIPAGDALGTAMELPHLVGAYLISAAALVVAATLLWTGLRPDPLLTARGLVEASDRVIPALRLLQHPRALAAVVAIACAQATMVGIMALTPVHLEHDGHGLAMIGLTMSAHTAGMYALAPVFGWLTDRIGARWVAVGGAAMLAASVGTALALESLLAPVPLALLGLGWSAATVAGSTIVAGAVPADLRPALQGRSDLVMGLSGAAAGALAGPVLGVVGYAGLNLATLPVIAAVAVAAIIATRPAGGSREPVA from the coding sequence GTGACCGCCGCGCCCGCCGTCGACATCCGCGGCGCGCAGCGGCGCACGCTCACGGTGCTCTCGGCCGGGCAGGCGCTCGGCGGGCTCTCGAACGGCGTCGCCCTCGGCGTCGGCGCGCTGCTCGTCGAGCAGGTCACGGGCGACCCCGCGCTCGCGGGGCTCGCGGCGACGATGCTCACGCTCGGCGGCGCGCTGCTCGCCGTGCCGCTGGCTCGGCTCGCGGACCGACGGGGCCGCCGCGTCTCCCTCACGACCGGGGCGCTCATCGCGCTCGCGGGCGCCCTGCTGCTCGCCCTCGGCGGCACGCTCGGCGCCGCGTGGATCGTGCTGCCGGGGTTCTCGGTGCTCGGCGCGAGCACGGCGATCAACCTGCAGTCGCGCTTCGCCGCGACCGACCTCTCCGAGCCCCGCCATCGCGGCCGCGACCTCTCGCTCGTCGTGTGGATGACGACGCTCGGCGTGATCATCGGCCCCAACCTGATCCCGGCGGGGGATGCGCTCGGCACGGCGATGGAACTGCCCCACCTCGTCGGCGCCTACCTCATCTCCGCCGCCGCGCTCGTGGTCGCCGCCACGCTCCTGTGGACAGGGCTGCGGCCCGATCCGCTCTTGACGGCGCGAGGGCTCGTCGAGGCGAGCGACCGCGTCATCCCGGCGCTGCGGCTCCTGCAGCACCCGCGCGCGCTCGCCGCGGTCGTCGCGATCGCGTGCGCGCAGGCGACGATGGTCGGCATCATGGCGCTCACGCCCGTGCACCTCGAGCACGACGGCCACGGGCTCGCGATGATCGGGCTCACGATGAGCGCCCACACCGCGGGCATGTACGCGCTCGCGCCCGTCTTCGGCTGGCTCACCGACCGCATCGGCGCGCGCTGGGTCGCGGTCGGGGGAGCGGCGATGCTCGCGGCGAGCGTCGGCACCGCGCTCGCGCTCGAGTCGCTGCTCGCGCCCGTGCCGCTCGCGCTGCTGGGCCTCGGCTGGAGCGCCGCGACGGTCGCGGGATCCACGATCGTCGCCGGCGCCGTGCCGGCCGACCTCCGACCGGCGCTGCAGGGCCGCAGCGACCTCGTCATGGGGCTCTCGGGCGCCGCTGCCGGCGCGCTCGCTGGTCCCGTGCTCGGCGTCGTCGGCTACGCGGGGCTCAACCTCGCGACGCTGCCGGTCATCGCCGCCGTCGCGGTCGCCGCGATCATCGCCACGCGTCCAGCGGGGGGATCGCGCGAGCCGGTAGCGTGA
- a CDS encoding AAA family ATPase, whose translation MTQAVPGREPITPEELERAKGIIREIEQAFQSTVVGQHQLLRSLLVALLTGGHVLMESVPGLAKTTAAATLARSVSASFHRIQCTPDLLPSDIVGTQIYDQHSGDFRTQLGPVHANFVLLDEINRSSAKTQSAMLEAMQERQTSIGGETYPLPAPFLVLATQNPIEQEGTYTLPEAQLDRFLLKEILTYPSPTEEAEIVRRAEAGVFEDGHDRPVATLDDVRFLQGLVKRVYVDQAITNYVVQLMYVTRHAEDYIGAQLAGYIEYGASPRGSLSFAQASRALALVQGRDWVIPEDIKDLRHAVLRHRLILGYEAEADGVTSEQIIDAIFGAVRTP comes from the coding sequence GTGACCCAAGCAGTGCCCGGCCGGGAGCCGATCACGCCCGAGGAGCTGGAGCGCGCGAAGGGCATCATCCGCGAGATCGAGCAGGCGTTCCAGTCGACCGTCGTCGGCCAGCACCAGCTGCTGCGCTCACTGCTCGTCGCGCTGCTGACCGGCGGCCACGTGCTCATGGAGTCGGTGCCGGGCCTCGCGAAGACGACCGCGGCCGCGACGCTCGCGCGCTCGGTCTCGGCGTCGTTCCACCGCATCCAGTGCACCCCCGACCTGCTGCCGAGCGACATCGTCGGCACGCAGATCTACGACCAGCACTCGGGCGACTTCCGCACCCAGCTCGGGCCCGTGCACGCCAACTTCGTGCTGCTCGACGAGATCAACCGCTCGAGCGCGAAGACGCAGTCGGCGATGCTCGAGGCGATGCAGGAGCGGCAGACGTCCATCGGCGGCGAGACCTACCCGCTGCCGGCGCCGTTCCTCGTGCTCGCGACGCAGAACCCGATCGAGCAGGAGGGCACGTACACGCTGCCCGAGGCGCAGCTCGACCGCTTCCTGCTCAAGGAGATCCTCACCTACCCCTCGCCGACCGAGGAGGCGGAGATCGTGCGCCGCGCCGAGGCGGGCGTCTTCGAGGACGGCCACGACCGGCCCGTCGCGACGCTCGACGACGTGCGCTTCCTCCAGGGGCTCGTCAAGCGCGTCTACGTCGACCAGGCGATCACGAACTACGTCGTGCAGCTCATGTACGTCACGCGCCACGCGGAGGACTACATCGGCGCGCAGCTCGCCGGCTACATCGAGTACGGCGCGAGCCCGCGCGGCTCGCTCTCGTTCGCGCAGGCGTCCCGCGCGCTCGCGCTCGTGCAGGGCCGCGATTGGGTCATCCCCGAGGACATCAAGGATCTGCGGCACGCGGTGCTGCGCCACCGCCTCATCCTCGGCTACGAGGCCGAGGCCGACGGCGTGACGAGCGAGCAGATCATCGACGCCATCTTCGGCGCCGTGCGGACCCCGTAG
- a CDS encoding DUF58 domain-containing protein → MERRLRKVKTTMSIHAHRRTLELLDGEYASIHHGRSHDFDDLREYQPGDEVKDIDWKATARSHVPLIKRYIASRQHNLLLVVDSGRNMAATAESGESKRELAILVAGVLGYLATRHGDRVALLMGDAERREDMPEGGSESHLERILRRVDHAIAVDGPRSSLVDVLEHAVRRMRRRSLIVVIADDLAYTHDLDVHLGRLHTRHEVLWVSIGDADLMARAGDHRELVGVDTGVGLPAFLRRDRGLRRAFDAESAARRERLETGLRSLGIASVRVASSATAIGSLFRLLERHRRARR, encoded by the coding sequence ATGGAGCGGCGGCTGCGCAAGGTGAAGACGACGATGTCGATTCACGCGCACCGTCGCACGCTCGAGCTGCTCGACGGCGAGTACGCGTCGATCCACCACGGCCGCAGCCACGACTTCGACGACCTGCGCGAGTACCAGCCGGGCGACGAGGTGAAGGACATCGACTGGAAGGCGACGGCGCGCAGCCACGTGCCGCTCATCAAGCGCTACATCGCGTCGCGCCAGCACAACCTGCTGCTCGTGGTCGACTCGGGCCGCAACATGGCCGCGACCGCCGAGTCGGGGGAGTCGAAGCGCGAGCTCGCGATCCTCGTCGCCGGCGTGCTCGGCTACCTCGCCACCCGCCACGGCGACCGCGTCGCGCTGCTCATGGGCGACGCGGAGCGCCGCGAGGACATGCCGGAGGGCGGCTCCGAGTCGCACCTCGAGCGCATCCTGCGCCGCGTCGACCACGCGATCGCCGTCGACGGCCCGCGCTCGAGCCTCGTCGACGTGCTCGAGCACGCGGTGCGCCGCATGCGCCGCCGATCGCTCATCGTCGTGATCGCCGACGACCTCGCGTACACGCACGACCTCGACGTGCACCTCGGCCGCCTGCACACCCGCCACGAGGTGCTGTGGGTCTCGATCGGCGACGCCGACCTGATGGCGCGCGCCGGCGACCACCGCGAGCTCGTCGGCGTCGACACCGGGGTCGGCCTTCCCGCGTTCCTCCGGCGCGACCGGGGGCTGCGCCGCGCGTTCGACGCCGAGAGCGCGGCCCGGCGCGAGCGGCTCGAGACCGGCCTGCGCTCGCTCGGCATCGCCTCCGTGCGCGTCGCGTCGTCGGCGACCGCGATCGGCTCGCTCTTCCGCCTGCTCGAGAGGCACCGCCGTGCCCGCCGCTGA
- a CDS encoding VWA domain-containing protein, translated as MDVTLLWPWVVAAAAVVAVALAALGLVLPRRRRDRGLPVAHVDRMTGLAVFRGALLRYRAWIAGALVAALAGAIVAGVIGSRPSGVHANQEDDYKRDIVLCLDVSGSMVDVDAEILGVYQQIASELDGERIGMRVWDASSVMAFPLTSDYDYIAGQLGRYQRALNGQLGPDEQFNYLAGTTNGLGASLVGDGLASCVLDFADLEASERPRSIILATDNMVNGQQIFSLPQAGQLAVDHEVRVYAINPFDWGGDPASNELREVSEGTGGAYFPLDFAQTVPQIVDRINAIEAGYIETPPQIQLVDRPGAMPLVVLVLTAIVCAIAWRVRL; from the coding sequence GTGGATGTGACGCTGCTGTGGCCGTGGGTCGTGGCCGCCGCGGCCGTCGTCGCCGTCGCGCTCGCCGCCCTGGGCCTCGTCCTGCCGCGCCGCCGCCGCGATCGTGGTCTGCCGGTCGCGCACGTCGACCGCATGACGGGGCTCGCGGTCTTCCGCGGGGCGCTGCTGCGCTACCGGGCGTGGATCGCCGGCGCGCTCGTCGCGGCGCTCGCCGGCGCGATCGTCGCCGGTGTGATCGGCTCGCGCCCCTCGGGGGTGCACGCCAACCAGGAGGACGACTACAAGCGCGACATCGTGCTGTGCCTCGACGTCTCGGGCTCGATGGTCGACGTCGACGCCGAGATCCTGGGCGTCTACCAGCAGATCGCGAGCGAGCTCGACGGCGAGCGCATCGGCATGCGCGTGTGGGACGCCTCGAGCGTCATGGCCTTCCCGCTCACGAGCGACTACGACTACATCGCCGGGCAGCTGGGCCGCTACCAGCGGGCCCTCAACGGCCAGCTCGGCCCCGACGAGCAGTTCAACTACCTCGCCGGCACCACCAACGGCCTCGGCGCATCGCTCGTCGGCGACGGCCTCGCCTCGTGCGTGCTCGACTTCGCCGACCTCGAGGCGAGCGAGCGGCCGCGCTCGATCATCCTCGCGACCGACAACATGGTGAACGGCCAGCAGATCTTCTCCCTCCCGCAGGCCGGCCAGCTCGCGGTCGACCACGAGGTGCGCGTCTACGCCATCAACCCCTTCGACTGGGGCGGCGACCCGGCTTCGAACGAGCTGCGCGAGGTCTCCGAGGGCACCGGCGGCGCCTACTTCCCGCTCGACTTCGCCCAGACGGTGCCGCAGATCGTCGACCGGATCAACGCGATCGAGGCCGGCTACATCGAGACCCCGCCGCAGATCCAGCTCGTCGACCGGCCCGGCGCGATGCCGCTCGTCGTGCTCGTGCTCACCGCCATCGTGTGCGCGATCGCCTGGAGGGTGCGCCTGTGA
- a CDS encoding vWA domain-containing protein, which produces MITFHPTLPIVVVAIGALAVGLCAWQLAVARGRRLAWLRRTLLVLLAVAMAFRPAVPGGEVPTASIQARVFVLVDTSQSIAAEDWGGEPRLTGMQEDVVEIARAFAGADISVISFDSQASLRVPLTDDGSAVIEMVRAMRPEIAQQSRGTSIAIAHDLLRTELERSAAEDPASPAVVFYLGDGEHTADGEPASFSDVAGLVDRGLVLGYGTAEGGRMRVSSFDAGAAEQYVQDPAGGDAVSRIDEGRLRGIADQLGITYLHRSPALPITDALGPMAALDGEADLDRTEEARLEVAWALGIPIALLLAWEGFSLARSLRTTRGILPKDAA; this is translated from the coding sequence GTGATCACGTTCCACCCCACCCTCCCGATCGTCGTCGTCGCGATCGGCGCGCTCGCCGTGGGCCTGTGCGCGTGGCAGCTCGCGGTCGCGCGCGGCCGCCGGCTCGCGTGGCTGCGCCGCACCCTGCTCGTGCTGCTCGCGGTCGCGATGGCGTTCCGGCCGGCGGTGCCCGGCGGCGAGGTGCCGACCGCGTCGATCCAGGCGCGCGTGTTCGTGCTCGTCGACACGTCGCAGTCGATCGCCGCCGAGGACTGGGGCGGCGAGCCGCGGCTCACCGGGATGCAGGAGGACGTCGTCGAGATCGCGCGCGCCTTCGCCGGCGCCGACATCTCGGTCATCTCCTTCGACTCGCAGGCGAGCCTGCGCGTGCCGCTCACCGACGACGGCTCGGCGGTGATCGAGATGGTGCGCGCGATGCGGCCGGAGATCGCGCAGCAGTCCCGCGGCACCTCGATCGCGATCGCCCACGACCTGCTCCGCACCGAGCTCGAGCGCAGCGCCGCCGAGGATCCCGCGAGCCCCGCGGTGGTGTTCTACCTCGGCGACGGCGAGCACACCGCCGACGGCGAGCCCGCATCCTTCTCCGACGTCGCGGGCCTCGTCGACCGCGGGCTCGTGCTCGGCTACGGCACCGCCGAGGGCGGGCGGATGCGGGTGTCGAGCTTCGACGCGGGCGCCGCGGAGCAGTACGTGCAGGATCCCGCGGGCGGCGACGCCGTCAGCCGCATCGACGAGGGCCGGCTGCGCGGCATCGCCGATCAGCTCGGCATCACCTACCTCCACCGCTCGCCCGCGCTGCCGATCACGGATGCGCTCGGCCCGATGGCCGCGCTCGACGGCGAGGCGGACCTCGACCGCACCGAGGAGGCGCGGCTCGAGGTCGCGTGGGCGCTCGGCATCCCGATCGCCCTCCTGCTCGCGTGGGAGGGCTTCAGCCTCGCGCGCTCCTTGCGGACGACGCGCGGCATCCTGCCGAAGGACGCCGCATGA